Proteins encoded by one window of Monoglobus pectinilyticus:
- a CDS encoding CvpA family protein translates to MLDILTACFFTIFIWVGYKNGFLKSAYKVAAFIASIILAYILYPYIKDFIVGSAFGDMIRSIVQTKYVEPKIASETLTATALPEYMRSMVATGQTALNDALTSFITNLVLNLISFLSVFIITRILISIIGKVVNIVSRLPVIRFFDRAVGVVFGIIEGVIIIYLVLALVYAITPLRENENTQKYISESTLTKAMYENNPIVQLVTPTDYDNLSSK, encoded by the coding sequence GTGCTTGATATTCTAACAGCATGTTTTTTCACAATTTTTATCTGGGTGGGTTATAAAAACGGTTTTTTAAAATCAGCATATAAGGTAGCGGCTTTTATTGCGAGCATAATTTTGGCATATATCCTTTATCCTTATATTAAGGATTTTATAGTCGGAAGCGCTTTTGGAGATATGATTCGTTCAATTGTGCAGACGAAATATGTTGAACCCAAAATAGCCTCGGAAACATTAACTGCGACGGCGCTGCCGGAGTACATGAGAAGCATGGTGGCAACCGGACAGACGGCTTTAAATGACGCTTTAACCAGCTTTATTACAAATTTGGTTTTAAACTTGATATCGTTTTTGTCGGTGTTTATTATAACCCGAATTTTAATTTCTATTATAGGAAAAGTGGTTAATATCGTTTCAAGACTTCCCGTGATAAGATTTTTTGACAGAGCGGTTGGAGTGGTATTTGGAATAATTGAGGGTGTTATCATAATATATTTAGTTTTGGCTCTTGTATATGCTATAACCCCGCTGAGGGAGAATGAAAATACTCAAAAATATATTTCAGAATCAACCCTGACAAAAGCTATGTATGAAAACAACCCGATAGTGCAGTTGGTTACGCCGACGGATTATGATAACTTGTCGTCAAAGTAG
- a CDS encoding energy-coupling factor transporter transmembrane component T family protein, with amino-acid sequence MLKDITLGQYFPGNSFIHKLDPRTKILIMIAYVVLVFIVQNFYGYLALAVFLGICVFVSKLSPKYLIKGLKPIMIFIVFTGLFNLFLTSGTPVWHWWIFTITKEGIRFAAFMVLRLIFLILGTSLLTLTTSPIALTDGLEYLLTPFKKIHVPAHEIAMMMTIALRFIPTLLDETDKIMKAQSARGASIDSGSLLSRAKAMVPILIPLFISAFRRADELATAMECRCYRGGENRTRLYELKFSGIDIMSWLYVLILLGIILSLNFGFGSF; translated from the coding sequence ATGCTAAAAGATATAACACTCGGTCAATATTTTCCCGGGAATTCTTTTATCCACAAGCTGGACCCGAGAACTAAAATTTTAATAATGATAGCGTATGTGGTTTTGGTGTTTATCGTTCAGAATTTTTACGGCTATTTGGCATTGGCGGTATTTTTGGGGATTTGTGTTTTTGTGTCAAAATTGTCTCCTAAGTATTTAATAAAAGGGCTTAAGCCGATAATGATATTTATTGTGTTCACAGGGCTTTTTAATTTGTTTTTGACCTCAGGCACGCCCGTATGGCATTGGTGGATATTTACCATTACCAAAGAGGGTATACGCTTTGCGGCGTTTATGGTTCTGAGGTTGATTTTTCTGATTTTAGGCACATCTCTATTAACTTTGACAACTTCTCCGATAGCGCTGACAGACGGTCTCGAATACCTGCTGACCCCATTTAAAAAAATTCATGTCCCGGCGCACGAGATAGCTATGATGATGACTATCGCGCTGAGGTTTATACCAACATTGCTGGATGAGACGGATAAGATTATGAAAGCTCAGTCTGCCAGGGGGGCCAGCATTGACAGCGGAAGCCTTCTGAGCAGGGCAAAGGCCATGGTGCCGATACTTATTCCTCTGTTTATCAGCGCTTTTCGCAGGGCTGATGAGCTTGCCACGGCAATGGAATGCCGCTGCTACAGAGGCGGAGAAAACAGAACCAGGCTCTATGAACTTAAATTCTCAGGAATAGATATAATGAGCTGGTTATATGTTTTAATATTGCTTGGAATAATTCTTTCACTGAATTTTGGATTTGGAAGTTTTTAA
- a CDS encoding MATE family efflux transporter has protein sequence MKTRANDFSKGSILKHILRLAIPMTIAQLITILYNIVDRMFIGRIGGVETTDALTGVGVCLPIVTIIMAFSNLIGAGAAPLISIERGRNNGEESESILGNACSLLIIVGISISVLGLCFKTPILKLLGASDATLPYADSYITIYLIGAIFPVIALGLNSIINAQGFGKTGMLTIAIGAMLNIILDPILIFVFNMGVAGAAIATVISQIASAIWTVGFLLSKKATYTIKLRHMIRLNSRRIKKILSLGLAGFTMLATNAAVQMVCNMTLKQYGSDLYIGIMTIITSVRDILVLPVQGFSQGAQPVLGYNYGAEKNGRVKKAIKYMSVILISYTVLAWMTVAVFPQFFIRIFTENSDLLAGGVPALHIYFFGFFFMALQFCAQTVFTALDKPKQAVFFSMFRKIIIVVPMTILLPVFWTPHVNGVFWAEPISNLIGGAAAFTTMILTVYKKL, from the coding sequence ATTAAAACCCGCGCTAATGATTTTTCAAAGGGAAGCATTCTTAAACATATACTGCGTTTAGCTATACCTATGACGATAGCGCAGCTGATAACCATACTATATAACATAGTGGACAGAATGTTTATAGGGCGAATAGGCGGTGTAGAAACGACTGACGCGCTTACCGGAGTGGGAGTCTGCCTTCCCATCGTTACAATTATAATGGCTTTTTCAAATCTGATAGGCGCCGGAGCCGCGCCGCTCATATCAATTGAGCGCGGCCGCAACAACGGCGAGGAATCGGAAAGTATTCTCGGAAACGCCTGCAGTCTGCTTATAATTGTCGGTATATCAATTTCTGTTTTGGGCTTATGTTTTAAAACTCCGATTTTAAAGCTTCTTGGAGCAAGCGACGCAACACTTCCATACGCTGATTCATATATCACTATCTACCTTATAGGAGCCATTTTCCCGGTGATAGCTCTGGGGCTTAACAGTATAATAAACGCCCAGGGCTTTGGAAAAACCGGTATGCTCACCATAGCTATCGGCGCCATGCTCAATATTATTCTTGACCCGATACTGATTTTTGTATTTAATATGGGCGTGGCAGGAGCGGCGATTGCAACTGTGATTTCTCAAATTGCTTCAGCCATTTGGACAGTAGGCTTTTTACTCAGCAAAAAGGCCACATATACCATAAAACTTCGCCATATGATAAGACTTAATTCCAGAAGGATTAAAAAAATACTGTCGCTCGGGTTGGCAGGGTTTACAATGCTCGCTACAAACGCGGCAGTTCAAATGGTCTGCAATATGACGCTAAAACAATACGGAAGCGATTTATATATTGGAATCATGACGATAATAACATCTGTCAGGGATATACTTGTTCTGCCTGTTCAGGGATTTTCACAAGGAGCTCAGCCCGTGCTTGGATACAATTACGGGGCTGAAAAAAATGGCAGAGTCAAGAAAGCAATAAAATATATGTCTGTGATTTTAATATCATATACTGTTTTAGCTTGGATGACCGTTGCTGTCTTTCCCCAATTTTTTATACGGATTTTTACGGAGAATTCAGATTTGCTTGCCGGAGGCGTTCCGGCTCTGCACATATACTTTTTTGGTTTTTTCTTTATGGCTCTGCAATTCTGCGCTCAAACAGTCTTTACCGCTTTGGACAAACCGAAGCAAGCTGTTTTTTTCTCTATGTTCAGGAAAATAATTATTGTGGTCCCTATGACAATTTTGCTCCCCGTTTTCTGGACGCCGCATGTAAACGGCGTGTTTTGGGCGGAGCCTATCTCAAATCTGATAGGAGGCGCTGCCGCTTTCACCACTATGATACTGACTGTATACAAAAAGTTGTGA
- the trxA gene encoding thioredoxin gives MSNVITVTSENFESEVLNSEKPVLVDFWASWCGPCRMLSPIVDEIAEEVQTIKIGKVNVDEQQDLAGKFGVMSIPTLILFKNGQPVNKSVGAKSKAALLDFIK, from the coding sequence ATGTCAAATGTAATAACTGTAACATCTGAAAATTTTGAATCTGAAGTATTGAATTCGGAAAAACCGGTATTGGTGGATTTTTGGGCTTCATGGTGCGGACCGTGCCGTATGCTTTCTCCGATTGTTGACGAGATAGCCGAAGAGGTTCAGACCATAAAGATTGGAAAAGTTAATGTTGACGAACAGCAGGATTTGGCGGGTAAATTTGGTGTAATGTCTATTCCTACCCTTATATTATTTAAAAACGGACAGCCGGTAAACAAGTCTGTCGGCGCAAAATCGAAAGCCGCTTTGCTTGACTTTATAAAATAG
- a CDS encoding polysaccharide deacetylase family protein: MKKLSLVLAAMIAASSISFYGTAAFAEETGLDYDGSVNVAFGNTTGSSSANSETGNPPSWIKDIYSTATPEPASTKDPNATPEPTKNPDATPEPTAAPTQKPSATQPPNEVRAGTPEADVVKVPILLYHHISDDFDSSNAISIISPRDFRLHMTAIKTQYTPISLRDYVDFVKCRDGSKTIPTNPIIITFDDGYSSNYEVAFPILKELEIPATIFVVTDTVGATKESGKVNYSHFTWEQAREMQDSGLIDIESHTNDHVKLGELDKDTLNYELRKSKYLIEKNLGKTCDMIAYPYGSYSDIAIDASHKAGFIAQCLVGDDATDIDYEVNIPRDGVENMTRITVSGLMGNVNVIELIRQAVSNKIIN; encoded by the coding sequence ATGAAGAAATTATCCCTGGTTTTAGCGGCGATGATTGCTGCTTCATCAATTTCATTTTATGGAACGGCGGCATTTGCCGAAGAAACCGGTCTTGATTATGATGGCAGCGTTAACGTTGCTTTTGGAAATACTACGGGAAGCTCAAGCGCAAACTCCGAGACGGGAAATCCGCCTTCTTGGATAAAGGATATATATTCGACCGCCACTCCGGAGCCGGCTTCCACAAAAGACCCGAACGCTACGCCTGAACCGACTAAGAACCCAGATGCCACGCCTGAACCAACAGCAGCGCCTACCCAAAAACCGTCGGCGACGCAGCCTCCTAATGAGGTTAGAGCCGGAACACCGGAAGCTGATGTTGTTAAGGTGCCAATATTGTTATATCATCATATATCGGATGATTTTGACAGCTCAAATGCGATATCTATTATCTCACCAAGAGATTTTCGTTTGCATATGACGGCGATTAAGACGCAGTATACTCCTATATCATTAAGAGATTATGTGGATTTTGTGAAATGCCGTGACGGTTCTAAGACTATCCCAACAAATCCTATTATAATAACATTTGACGACGGATACTCGTCAAACTATGAAGTGGCGTTTCCAATTTTGAAAGAACTCGAGATCCCGGCGACTATTTTTGTAGTAACCGATACAGTAGGGGCTACAAAGGAAAGCGGAAAGGTGAATTATTCACACTTCACATGGGAGCAGGCAAGAGAGATGCAGGACAGCGGTCTCATTGATATAGAATCGCACACAAACGACCATGTTAAACTCGGCGAGCTGGATAAGGACACTCTTAACTACGAGCTTCGCAAGTCTAAATATTTGATAGAAAAGAACTTGGGAAAAACATGCGATATGATTGCATACCCCTACGGTTCATATTCTGATATTGCTATCGACGCTTCACACAAGGCGGGATTTATTGCTCAGTGTTTGGTTGGAGACGATGCGACGGATATAGATTATGAGGTGAATATACCGCGGGACGGGGTTGAGAATATGACAAGGATAACTGTCAGCGGGCTTATGGGAAACGTCAATGTAATTGAGCTTATAAGACAGGCGGTTTCGAATAAAATTATAAATTAA
- a CDS encoding DUF5711 family protein has protein sequence MKFDLNKEFSFSQIGNYLKRKYDSAVKFIKKMDGSSIKNITVKGKVVRINAIRLSFIAAVLAVLLALFVNIVIVPNTTYRAYSDLEFDTGGQYIQYAFGKDVLLLNKSGIKDVNNKGGDVWNIKMTLTNPTIDIAGKYALLADLDGNNSLNLYDTNGNNIVNYPISTDILSAKVNKKGYAVAALAEEGYKGTVVVFNKKADEVFKWNSGEGYITDVDISKDGKYIAVAQMMSDGDETYSKIRVMNTSNGQESGTAICEDTLIAKINFDKNSNITAVGQSKIFGFSKKGNKNFEIDLAGKSPVKYDVENGDNLLFLCRDSRGNSVLEIYSISGKYLGSYTSSDEIKNIAGYNDNIIAATSRNLICLNYKGKLKKSIEISHDIMSIGIYGNERNVLVLGGNKADIVRIK, from the coding sequence ATGAAATTTGATCTCAACAAAGAGTTTAGCTTCTCTCAGATAGGCAACTATTTAAAGAGAAAGTATGACTCCGCAGTAAAATTTATAAAAAAGATGGATGGAAGCAGTATAAAAAATATTACTGTCAAAGGTAAGGTCGTCCGTATCAACGCAATTCGTTTAAGCTTTATCGCGGCGGTTTTAGCAGTGCTTTTGGCTCTGTTTGTAAACATTGTTATAGTTCCGAATACTACATACCGTGCATATTCGGATTTGGAGTTTGATACGGGAGGACAGTATATTCAGTATGCTTTCGGCAAAGATGTTTTGTTGCTTAACAAAAGTGGAATCAAGGATGTTAACAACAAAGGCGGAGACGTTTGGAATATAAAAATGACGCTCACGAATCCGACAATAGATATTGCCGGAAAATACGCGCTTTTAGCGGACCTGGACGGAAATAACAGCTTGAATCTGTATGATACAAATGGGAACAATATAGTAAATTATCCAATAAGCACTGATATATTGTCAGCTAAAGTCAATAAAAAGGGATATGCGGTTGCCGCGCTTGCCGAAGAAGGTTATAAGGGCACAGTGGTGGTTTTTAATAAAAAGGCTGACGAGGTGTTTAAATGGAACAGCGGAGAGGGATATATAACGGACGTTGATATATCAAAAGACGGCAAGTATATTGCCGTTGCGCAGATGATGAGCGACGGAGACGAGACTTATTCAAAGATTCGGGTTATGAATACGTCAAACGGACAGGAGAGCGGCACTGCAATTTGCGAGGACACTCTCATTGCGAAAATTAATTTTGATAAAAACAGCAATATAACTGCTGTCGGACAAAGCAAGATATTTGGATTTTCAAAAAAAGGGAATAAGAATTTTGAAATTGATTTAGCCGGAAAATCACCTGTCAAATATGATGTTGAAAACGGTGATAATCTGTTGTTCCTGTGCAGGGACAGCAGGGGAAACTCAGTGCTTGAGATTTATAGTATTTCGGGCAAATATCTCGGAAGTTATACCAGCAGTGACGAGATAAAAAACATTGCCGGTTATAATGACAATATAATCGCAGCGACTTCCAGAAACCTTATATGTTTAAATTATAAAGGAAAACTTAAAAAATCTATAGAGATATCACATGATATAATGAGCATAGGTATATATGGGAATGAACGCAATGTTTTGGTTCTCGGAGGGAATAAGGCTGATATTGTCAGGATAAAATAA
- a CDS encoding NAD(P)/FAD-dependent oxidoreductase, translating to MYDAVIIGAGTAGMTAGIYLARQGKRAIILEGNTYGGQIVNSLGVENYPGIKNISGFDFATALYEQVLELGGEIDYGEVVGIKVNDNSKTVLTADKEYECERVIIATGAANRNLGVDGEEDLVGLGVSYCATCDGAFFREKKVAVVGGGNTALEDAEFLSGLCETVYIIHRRDEFRGDQSTVEKLKQKSNVEFILNSTVTAFKKGEDGRLNGVELQNKISGEISGLAVDGLFVAVGQIPNTGFLKGLVELDAAGYVISGEDCKTNIDGIYAAGDCRTKPLRQLATAAADGAVATM from the coding sequence ATGTACGACGCAGTGATTATAGGTGCCGGAACCGCAGGAATGACTGCAGGAATATATCTTGCAAGACAAGGCAAACGCGCGATAATTCTTGAGGGAAACACTTATGGAGGACAGATTGTTAATTCTCTCGGGGTTGAAAATTACCCCGGAATAAAAAACATATCCGGGTTTGATTTCGCTACCGCTCTTTATGAGCAGGTATTGGAGCTGGGCGGAGAGATAGATTATGGAGAAGTCGTGGGGATAAAGGTTAACGATAATTCCAAAACAGTGCTGACTGCCGATAAAGAGTACGAATGCGAACGTGTTATAATAGCCACAGGCGCAGCAAACCGTAATCTCGGCGTTGATGGCGAGGAGGATTTAGTTGGTCTCGGCGTGTCTTATTGCGCAACCTGTGACGGAGCCTTTTTCAGAGAAAAGAAAGTTGCCGTTGTCGGAGGCGGAAACACAGCCTTAGAGGACGCGGAATTCTTATCGGGATTATGTGAGACTGTATATATTATTCATAGGAGAGATGAGTTCAGAGGCGACCAATCCACGGTTGAAAAGCTGAAACAAAAATCAAACGTGGAATTCATACTCAACTCTACAGTAACGGCGTTTAAAAAGGGCGAGGATGGCAGGCTGAACGGAGTGGAACTGCAGAATAAAATAAGCGGTGAAATTTCAGGGCTGGCTGTGGATGGCCTTTTTGTAGCCGTGGGACAGATTCCGAACACTGGTTTTTTAAAAGGCTTGGTAGAGTTAGACGCCGCCGGATATGTCATTTCCGGCGAAGACTGCAAGACAAATATTGATGGAATATATGCAGCCGGAGACTGCAGAACAAAACCGCTCAGACAGCTGGCAACAGCCGCCGCAGACGGCGCAGTGGCTACAATGTAG
- a CDS encoding alpha/beta fold hydrolase has product MKSKTLKLISEHDSLILSVMLCTPDTTENIQGILQFSHGMTEHKERYLNVMKYFTSKGYICIIHDHRGHGKSVKNRDDLGYFYEDGATGIVEDLRRVSEYVKDLYPDLPLYLIAHSMGTLVTRVYLKKYDYIPSGVFLCGAPSSDNSTGVITPVLDKYAKLRGDHYKDQLINDLFVGIFDFVFKDENQKSAWICSDKNVVDEFVNDPLCGFSFTINGYMGLLELLNRTYLDNTLTAGNPMLPIIFMSGCEDSCMLGYKKHIEAVSKQQEAGYYYVGSKMYAGMRHEILNEIGKEQVYEDILKHIELFKQMKKIL; this is encoded by the coding sequence ATGAAATCAAAGACGTTAAAATTAATTTCTGAGCACGATTCGCTTATACTTAGCGTAATGTTATGCACGCCTGATACCACCGAAAACATACAAGGGATACTTCAATTTTCACATGGTATGACCGAACATAAAGAACGGTATTTAAACGTTATGAAATACTTTACTTCAAAAGGTTATATCTGTATAATTCATGACCACCGCGGCCATGGAAAAAGTGTGAAAAACCGTGATGACCTAGGATATTTTTACGAAGACGGTGCTACGGGTATAGTTGAAGATCTGCGCCGTGTGTCAGAATATGTTAAAGACCTCTATCCGGATTTACCTCTATATCTGATTGCCCATAGCATGGGTACCTTAGTAACCCGGGTTTATTTAAAAAAATATGACTATATACCTTCCGGGGTATTTCTATGCGGCGCGCCGAGCTCTGACAACTCTACAGGCGTCATAACCCCTGTGCTTGATAAATATGCCAAACTCCGGGGGGACCATTATAAAGACCAGCTGATAAACGACCTTTTTGTCGGAATCTTTGATTTTGTATTTAAAGACGAGAACCAAAAAAGCGCATGGATTTGCAGTGATAAAAACGTAGTTGACGAGTTTGTAAACGACCCGCTGTGCGGATTTTCTTTTACGATTAACGGATACATGGGCTTGCTGGAGCTTCTCAACCGAACGTATCTCGACAACACATTAACAGCCGGAAACCCCATGCTTCCAATCATATTTATGTCAGGCTGTGAAGATTCATGTATGCTGGGATACAAAAAACATATCGAGGCGGTTTCCAAACAGCAGGAAGCCGGATATTATTATGTAGGAAGCAAGATGTATGCCGGTATGAGACACGAGATACTAAATGAAATTGGCAAAGAGCAGGTATATGAAGACATATTAAAGCATATCGAACTCTTTAAACAGATGAAAAAAATATTATAG
- the rho gene encoding transcription termination factor Rho: MNRKSSSAEMEKLENMKIVELREYAKNLGLKGVSKLKKQELIEAVSDFIENEKSGKTEEVKNSSEASNQALQKNNVSEKEPQNNSRPGGENKNDKPAVQPVKNEVIEYSDPVRRTNLMSGVLEVLEDGYGFLRSDNYQSGPDDVYVPQAQIRRFRLKTGDYIVGNTRMQHEGEKYQALLYVQSVNGDKVDVSIRRKAFEDLTPIYPRERLKLETVKTDYSMRIIDLIAPVGKGQRGIIIAPPKAGKTTLLKNIANSITQNNPDVNLIVLLIDERPEEVTDMQRSIKGDVIYSTFDEEPQNHTKVAEIVLERAKRLVEHKKDVVILLDSITRLARAYNLTIAPTGRTLSGGLDPGALYKPKRFFGAARNIEGGGSLTILGTALIETGSRMDDVIYEEFKGTGNMEVHLDRKLQERRVFPAIDIAKSGTRKEELLLSQREKEAVWRIRRALVGQNTADVTETILRYIVGSQNNDEFISVIEKVFK, encoded by the coding sequence ATGAACAGGAAAAGCAGCTCCGCTGAAATGGAGAAACTAGAAAATATGAAGATAGTTGAGCTCAGAGAATATGCTAAAAATCTGGGTCTTAAAGGCGTTTCAAAACTCAAGAAACAGGAGCTTATTGAAGCGGTTTCTGATTTTATTGAAAATGAAAAATCGGGAAAAACTGAAGAGGTTAAGAATTCGTCAGAAGCTTCTAATCAGGCGTTGCAAAAAAATAATGTTTCAGAAAAGGAACCTCAGAATAACAGCCGCCCGGGCGGAGAAAATAAAAATGATAAACCGGCTGTTCAGCCTGTAAAAAATGAAGTTATAGAATACAGCGACCCGGTTCGCCGCACAAACTTAATGAGCGGAGTTCTTGAGGTTCTTGAAGACGGATATGGATTTTTGAGGTCGGATAATTACCAGTCGGGTCCTGACGACGTGTATGTGCCTCAGGCTCAGATTAGAAGATTCAGACTTAAGACGGGGGACTATATTGTCGGAAACACGAGAATGCAGCATGAGGGTGAAAAGTATCAGGCTCTTCTTTATGTTCAGTCCGTTAACGGCGATAAGGTAGACGTGTCAATACGCAGAAAAGCTTTTGAGGATTTGACGCCTATCTATCCCAGAGAGCGTTTGAAGCTTGAGACAGTCAAGACGGATTATTCTATGAGGATAATTGACCTAATAGCGCCTGTCGGAAAAGGTCAGAGGGGAATAATAATTGCTCCGCCTAAAGCCGGAAAAACAACGCTTCTTAAAAATATAGCGAATAGTATAACCCAAAATAATCCTGACGTTAATTTGATAGTTCTGCTGATAGACGAGCGCCCTGAAGAAGTTACCGATATGCAGAGAAGCATAAAGGGCGACGTTATATATTCTACCTTTGACGAGGAGCCGCAGAATCATACAAAAGTGGCAGAAATCGTATTGGAAAGGGCAAAGCGTTTGGTTGAACATAAAAAGGACGTTGTTATACTGCTGGACAGCATAACACGTCTGGCCAGAGCGTATAACTTAACTATAGCTCCAACCGGAAGAACTCTTTCAGGCGGATTGGATCCCGGCGCCTTATATAAGCCCAAAAGATTTTTTGGCGCGGCCAGAAATATTGAAGGGGGCGGAAGCCTGACAATTTTAGGAACCGCGCTCATAGAGACCGGCAGCCGCATGGACGACGTGATTTATGAGGAGTTTAAAGGGACCGGAAATATGGAGGTTCATCTTGACAGAAAGTTACAGGAGCGCCGTGTATTTCCGGCAATAGACATAGCCAAATCCGGCACGAGAAAAGAAGAGCTCTTGTTAAGTCAGAGAGAAAAGGAAGCTGTTTGGCGTATCCGCAGGGCTCTTGTGGGACAGAATACAGCAGATGTAACAGAGACTATACTTAGGTACATTGTAGGTTCACAGAATAACGATGAATTTATTAGTGTAATAGAAAAAGTTTTTAAGTAA
- the truA gene encoding tRNA pseudouridine(38-40) synthase TruA — MENIKNIAMRIRYDGTNYHGWQSQSNGVTVQSTIEKALSELTGSDVKVTGCSRTDAGVHALDYIFNFKSETKIPVEKLPYALNYRLEDDITALEAWVAADDFNSRFSVNGKRYIYNIWNSALKNPFLNRYSWHFPYKLDFKKIKAAAVFFEGKHDFAGFMAAGGQQKTTVRTISVCGAEQSGEFPELLTITVEADAFLYNMVRIIVGTLADVGTGRIEVSDIPEIICSKDRRQGGITAPPQGLFLKKVYL, encoded by the coding sequence ATGGAAAATATAAAAAATATTGCAATGAGAATCAGGTATGACGGAACAAATTACCACGGCTGGCAGTCTCAATCTAATGGGGTAACTGTTCAGAGCACTATAGAAAAGGCTCTTTCGGAACTGACCGGGTCTGATGTAAAGGTAACAGGCTGCAGCAGAACCGACGCCGGCGTACATGCTTTGGATTATATTTTTAATTTTAAATCAGAAACAAAAATCCCGGTGGAAAAACTGCCGTACGCGTTGAATTATAGGTTAGAAGACGATATAACCGCCCTGGAAGCCTGGGTTGCGGCGGATGATTTTAATTCGCGTTTTTCTGTAAACGGAAAGCGGTATATTTATAATATTTGGAACAGCGCTTTAAAAAATCCATTTTTAAATAGATATAGCTGGCATTTTCCATACAAATTAGATTTTAAAAAGATAAAAGCTGCTGCTGTTTTTTTTGAAGGAAAGCATGATTTTGCTGGGTTTATGGCGGCAGGAGGACAGCAGAAAACGACTGTCAGAACTATTAGCGTATGCGGAGCGGAGCAGAGCGGGGAGTTTCCCGAACTGCTGACAATAACCGTTGAAGCTGACGCATTCTTATATAATATGGTTAGGATAATTGTTGGTACGCTTGCGGATGTAGGCACCGGCAGAATTGAGGTTTCGGATATTCCTGAAATTATATGCAGTAAAGACAGACGCCAAGGCGGTATTACAGCTCCGCCTCAGGGGTTGTTTCTAAAAAAAGTATATTTATAG
- a CDS encoding VOC family protein produces the protein MRLDGFGLFVNDMGTMIRFYRDVLGFAIKENEQTSNVYLVKDGTLFLLYGRKDFENMTSKKYEYVKGLNGHSEIALYVDTFEEVDLEYKNAINKGATAVLDPTTEPWGQRTCYIADPEGNLIEIGSWNKPFETKDK, from the coding sequence ATGAGGTTAGACGGTTTTGGATTGTTCGTAAACGATATGGGAACTATGATTAGATTTTATAGAGATGTGCTCGGCTTCGCAATTAAGGAAAATGAGCAGACATCGAATGTTTATCTTGTGAAAGATGGCACATTGTTTTTGCTTTATGGCAGAAAAGACTTTGAGAATATGACAAGCAAAAAATATGAATATGTGAAGGGCCTGAACGGTCATTCGGAAATTGCACTTTATGTTGATACTTTTGAAGAGGTGGATTTGGAATACAAAAATGCAATAAATAAAGGCGCAACGGCTGTTTTGGACCCCACAACAGAGCCTTGGGGACAGAGAACCTGTTATATAGCTGACCCTGAAGGAAACCTTATTGAAATCGGTTCGTGGAACAAACCCTTTGAAACAAAAGACAAATGA